TGAGATATTCGCCATATTCCACATCCCCCGCGATGGCCAAGGTCTCTGGCGACAGGTCCACCTCTGGGCGGAGCGCGGTGGGGGCGGCTTCGGGAATGTTCTGCGGCTGGTCAGAGAAGGCGCGCAGATAGGCAATCAGGTTTGCGCGCCGCTCTTCGTCTTTCAACCCGCGATAGGACATGCGTGTTCCAGACACCAAGGCGCGCGGGTTTTCGATATACGCGTGAAGGCGGGCCAAGTCCCATCTCAACCCGTCGCGGCCTTGCCGCTCTAGCGCGCCGGAATATCGAAAGTCATCATGGCTGCCCGCGCCGCGGTCAAAGATCTGGTTCAGATGCGGGCCGATGCGGTGCACGGCCCCCTCGCCGATCTGGTGGCAACTGGCGCATTCCCGGCGATAGACTTCGGCACCGGCTTCCGGGTCACCAATGGGGACAGCCTGCGCGAGGCTTGCGACCGGGG
This genomic window from Roseibaca calidilacus contains:
- a CDS encoding c-type cytochrome, with protein sequence MKGPLLSLAICIGAVSAPVASLAQAVPIGDPEAGAEVYRRECASCHQIGEGAVHRIGPHLNQIFDRGAGSHDDFRYSGALERQGRDGLRWDLARLHAYIENPRALVSGTRMSYRGLKDEERRANLIAYLRAFSDQPQNIPEAAPTALRPEVDLSPETLAIAGDVEYGEYLSQECTTCHQRSGANEGIPGIVGWPQEDFVVAMHAYKEKLRPHEVMQSIASRLGDEEIAALAAYFAALEE